Sequence from the Phragmites australis chromosome 11, lpPhrAust1.1, whole genome shotgun sequence genome:
taaaggaaaaaaaatcttttcgtAACAAGAATGTAGGCATAAAGGGAATACATTGGGCTTAATTTTACATGTATGACGATGTGCAATGGACGTCATTGCCTGTTCCCATCACGCGAGTCCTTGTAACTTATCAATTGTTTCAGGGTCGGAAAGGAAGTGTCACATGGAGAGGAGATTCCGCACATTGGCAGCAAGAAATGGAAGCGTGTACGGAGGTGAGATTAGATATTCCTAGAGGCCTAATCCATCATGCAACACCTTCGCCTGCCAACTTCTCCGATCTCCGCTCCTAACCAGAATCACAAATCGATGTAAAAATGGAGGAGTGAAAAGTAGGCAGTCGGAGGAGGATATCACGAAAATggcattagttttttttttttaactgacCCGTTACTGGAGTCTTTATTGGAGGCTTTAATCGGAGAGGTACAACACCGGAGTTCGAACATGGCATTAGTTGTTGAGCAACCCAATTTTGCTGTAAGATATCATCATAACAATGCTAGTAGCTTTCTTGACCAAAAGGGTCAGCTCAGCTGGATGCTTAGAGCGATATATATGGTATAACTTCAGGATGCAAGCTTTTTCCTTTTCCCCAACAATTGTGCTCAACTGCTTGCTTGAGTTTCAGTGGAAAAGAATAGCTTTCATTAGTCAATAAGCAACATTTTGTTTCGCGGGTGCCTTGTCCTCTGTATGCACTAACAATCAAGCATGTCAGAGTAAGATGTTTCATAAGCAAGCAAAGACCGATAATAACAGGGGCGCCTACTCCATCTCTTGCTTCTCTGTATCATTCTCTCGGTGCTTCAGATATCAAAATCCCTCATTGCAAGCTTTCTCCTTCAGCTTGCTGCCTATTTTCCTCTTGATCCTTCGTAACCTCtgctttcctcctcctctatctGTTGGGCATAGGAAGAGCTAGCTTTGGAGTAACCATACATATGATGATATGACAGATATCGCGCGAAAGCTCGTGGCTTAGATATTTTTGTTTCGAATTCCAGGTTGCAGGTAATGAGTCTTTCCATTGTTCACTTTGCGTCAAATGAAGAAATCACTAGGTGCCTCAACATGTTCAGATACCGCATTTCGCTGCCTCTCCTTTCTTACGGACTACCATCGTCTTCACGCGTCAACGGTGTGCATTTTGATTTCATCATTGCTATgcttccagggatggcagaccATTTCGCGGTAATGGCTGGCCAACTGCTCACGGAGTCGACTCTTCAGTCTGCCATTGACGAGGCCTCTGTTGTGGCTTCTTCCATGACCGCGTGTGATGAGGCTGTTCAAGATGGCAGGCCAAAGAGTGGTGTCTTGGTAGAATGCAGAATCtgccaggaggaggaggaggaggcccacATGGAGGTCCCTTGCTCCTGCAAGGGCAGCTTGAAGGTAGTAAAACGTAGCATCATGCTAGTCCTACTTCAGTTTCAGCAAATTCTTTTGAGACGAAGTTTTCAGCAATTTGAAACATGTTAGATTGTACTGTCAGACAAGTGTGACTGGAAAAAGGAATCAACTTGGATTGAACCGATGTTTTCTTGCAGCACGCTCATCGTAAATGCATTCAGCGGTGGTGTGATGAGAAGGGAGACACCATATGTGAGATATGCTTACAGGTGAAATTTAAATCATCTAGTATTCGTAGCCATTTCAATTTAACTTGATACGATGAGCAAGTAACCGATAGCTTGTATTTCTGTCGACACAGCAATTTACACCAAACTACACTGCCACTTCAAAGTTGTTTCAGCATGGAAGGAACTCAATTTTCTTCAGGTACCTTGTAGGGTTTTACTGCTTTGCCTGTAATCACAAAAATGCTGCCTGAATCTGATCGTTTCTGTATGACCTAATGCTCTTCTCAATATCAGTAGTCCTGGTTACATTCAAGCACGGCCCATGCAGACCGGAAATCAAACTTCTGCTACATCAACAAGCTATGAATATGATAACCAAACTTCCACTTCTAACGGTGTAATCTTTTGTCGCATTATTGCTATAACTGTAAGTGCCAGTAAAAGTACATTCTGTTTGTTCCAACAACTGCACAGTAACATTCTGAAACATCCAACTCCAGTTGATGGTTCTCTTGGTGCTCCATGACGCCGTCTCGGTTTACCTCGGCGACCAAGATGCCTATACCGTCGCAATGATCACTGTAAGGCTCTGATTTCTCAGACGCCACACACATACTTCGTCCTAGGCAACCTTGATGCATCAGTGTACGTCCAATCTGACTAACCTACACAACTCATGTGTCTGAAAAAAACCAGCTGCTGATGCTTAGAACCGCGGGAATCGTCATACCTGTGTACATTATACTGGTCGCGGTTACCGAACTGCTTCATCGGCACACACAACGGCAGGTTTGTAAAGATCTTTCGGTAGATCATGctgcaaaaaaaatcaacatgcAGTTTCAGTTCAAGCTGAAATGAAGCGTGACGATGCAGGCTGTGCACGACCAGATTTCAGAACCTGCAGGAGCGGAGAGCACGCAGCCGCTGCCACAACCAACCCAGCAGCTCGTCATCAGCGTCCAGTAGTGTACTGCGGAAAGGGATCAATCGTTTAGGATTTGAGGCTCTTGCTGTAATCAAGTATTCATCCATGTATGCGGTTTAGTGCTTCCGAAGATGCATTGTGCCAGCAGAAATGGGAGGAACGTAATTGTTTGTGAAAACGCTGTGTGCATCAGCTTCACGACACCTTTGTACATACAGGTAAAAAAGAACACCATACATGGCCACTCTCTTCGAAAGTGTATTCCATTAAACTAAAGACGCGGCGATATGGCTGGCCACCAAGTCCTCAACACCAGATGTTGTAGGAAACCAGGAATCCATTTGTCCTGTTGATAGAGATCTAGCAAGATGGAGGGCGACTTGACAATCACTGGGCGTGGCGGTGGCTGCCGTCCCTTCATGACACATTAAACAGGAGGTGGTGGCCGAAGACAGAAGGTGGGGGGAGCTAGAAgaaatttaattatatattttaaagttGATCGATCtttgataatatatttaaaattaattttttttatcatatgttTTTATTATTACAAACTAGTCTATATGAAACATAAGATCAAATAATGATCATCTTTAGTCATATCTTTaagatatataattaattttctCATAGCTGGACGACCATGGTCGTGGATGAAGTAGCAAGAGAGTAGGAAAGCGGATAAACATGGATCGAGTCACAAATAAGtgtaattttatatattaataacaTGGTCTCCGAAGGGAGAATAACAAGTTTGGTCAATGATATCTATTTCAAATTTGCAACTCTGATAAAAAATTAGGGAAGTGTTTTTCGAGACAAATTTGCTCATACCGTTTTTATGTGGTTAAAGTCAAAATCTAAGGCTGGTTTCAAAAAGCTACAATCAACGACACTTACTTTTTTTACCAGGAGTACTATTACATAAACAAGTATAACAACAGAGCTCTTGTTGTGCACAAGAGGCTTCAGTTCAGGACAAGAGATGCACAACagaaattttaatttaattttcacTCATTAAATTGGTCAAATTCCATCCACACCCACAAAAAACTATATGGTAACAGAGGTTACACGTTAAACCTATGACCTGGTGCAACAAAGCTCACGCCGTTGCACAAACAATCACGTGAGTCAGCACGAGTAAATCTTCGTACTTCTGTATGTTTTTCATCTGATAAGCATTTGCCTTTTCCACTCTTTCGGGTACTTGCCAAGATAACCCGTCCAGAAAATATACATTCACGGAGGCTCCCTCTGATGCAGACATGCAGTGTAGGGTGCTCAAGGGATGCATAATTTTCAGTTCCAGTTCTTTCTTTGCCTGTAAAATCAACAAATGGAACAAAAAGAACCTAATTACTTCTCTATTATATGAATCCACGCAGCACAAAATAACAAATGTATCCTACAAACCTAAAAGTTTTTAGTCATATTTTCTTTAAAGAACGTAAAGGGTAGTACTTTCTGTTCTTCTGTTGGGTCCTCCAGAAGCAAGCCAATGCCCCAAATGTACAGCTAGCAACGGCAACACCCAGGGCGGCTCCAATTGGGACTGCCGCAGCACTGGATGCGGAAGAATCATCAGAAATTGAGCCCACTTGCTTCTTCTCTTGAAGAAGAGACTCCATGTAGGTCTCCTTGTAGGATGATACAAGCATCTTCCCATAGTAGTTAACCAAGAAATTAAATACTTCATCCTCATTCCAGTCAACCTGCACGGCTCCATCAGCAGTACTACTTGAAGAACGGTAGCACG
This genomic interval carries:
- the LOC133885523 gene encoding uncharacterized protein LOC133885523 isoform X2, which gives rise to MADHFAVMAGQLLTESTLQSAIDEASVVASSMTACDEAVQDGRPKSGVLVECRICQEEEEEAHMEVPCSCKGSLKHAHRKCIQRWCDEKGDTICEICLQQFTPNYTATSKLFQHGRNSIFFSPGYIQARPMQTGNQTSATSTSYEYDNQTSTSNGVIFCRIIAITLMVLLVLHDAVSVYLGDQDAYTVAMITLLMLRTAGIVIPVYIILVAVTELLHRHTQRQAVHDQISEPAGAESTQPLPQPTQQLVISVQ
- the LOC133885523 gene encoding uncharacterized protein LOC133885523 isoform X1 produces the protein MADHFAVMAGQLLTESTLQSAIDEASVVASSMTACDEAVQDGRPKSGVLVECRICQEEEEEAHMEVPCSCKGSLKHAHRKCIQRWCDEKGDTICEICLQQFTPNYTATSKLFQHGRNSIFFSSPGYIQARPMQTGNQTSATSTSYEYDNQTSTSNGVIFCRIIAITLMVLLVLHDAVSVYLGDQDAYTVAMITLLMLRTAGIVIPVYIILVAVTELLHRHTQRQAVHDQISEPAGAESTQPLPQPTQQLVISVQ